The stretch of DNA TCCAACGGTAGTGGTCCTACGTACCGTAAAATGGCCTCACGTGGAGCGCTCCCGTCTACTGTGACACGACAGTGGCGGCCGATAGCCGCCGTTAATTGCTCTCGGGCATATGCTTCGTCCTGCTTTGCCAGCGCAGCGCGCTGGCTCTGCTGTGCAGCATTAAACCTACCATAGCCGTGAGCCATCTTCCATCGTAATACGGATTGATCCCTTCGCAAATAATCCTCCTCGCTAATTACTTCCATTGAGGGGATTCCTTCCGCTTGCGTGGCCAGCTGGTTAGAGATTGATTGGGCATTAGAGTCTGTAACAACCACAATAAGCTCCTCCTCTCCTTTTAGGAAGTTGgcatcttcatcctcattTGAATAGGCACCCCCCTTTTTAGTACTATATATCTCCTTGTTGTCGTACTGTCTTTTCACAACTATTTCCATATCCTCTGGTTCCACTCCGGTAACATGGTACAATCGGTCCTTGAACTGCCTTAATTTAAGCGAATTTGGTAATTCCTTTTCTGTACGGACCAATTCACTCTCTATGACAACTCTAACCATAGTTTTGCcatgtaatttttttttctatctCTTTATTTGAATTCGTTGCTCTATGTTCTTGTCGCTTGTCTTCTTCAACTGCCGTTTCCCTGCGAGCCGGAAAAAAGTACTGTTCTTTCGAACAAAGGCGAAAAAAGCTGTAGCTGAAAACAGACAACTGGGAAACGACAATTAAGAATACGCATGTACGTGTATACTACTAcagtaaaaaagaaagttatTTGAGAGCAGCACTTTGTTTACTACACAGAACATTAACCAAAAAAACATGCATCAGCAACACTCCGTATGTTTCacttcttattttcttccgtGGCAATAACCTTCCTTTTGACTTATTTATACTAACATTATAATAACTatgtttcctttttgaactAAGAAATCAGAGAACAAACCACAACagcaaaggaaaaaattcgAAGGCCCTAAAAGAGAAGCTATTCTGGATTTAGCGAAGTATAAAGATTCTAAAATTCGCGTCAAATTAATGGGTGGTAAATTAGTTATAGGTGTCCTAAAAGGCTATGATCAACTGATGAACTTGGTACTTGATGATACAGTAGAATATATGTCTAATcctgatgatgaaaacaacACTGAACTGATTTCTAAAAACGCAAGAAAGCTAGGTTTGACCGTCATAAGAGGTACTATTTTGGTCTCTTTAAGTTCCGCCGAAGGTTCTGATGTACTATATATGCAAAAATAGGtttaataatataatcTCATATAAACTCCCTTCCTTACagttgaaaacaaaatcaaatcaCGGTATGGCATTTCTTTACATATTCTCAATACCTGACTGACATAGTATGCGCTACATAGTTTTGtcctattttttttacacCGCGATTTGAAGTCTAAAGCCAGAGAATGAGGAAAAACGAAACAAACTGAGATCATTTGTATAAGGGGAGTCACTGTACAGCTGCCAATACCAATTTTCCTTCTGccaaatcaaaaaagtaTCCGCATACACATACACCCCTCCCTCTACAATCTTAATTATTTACTGATTCCTTTCGTATTTGTCCAGTATGAGCAATACTAAGCATACCACTTCTCATCACATGGAACTCAAAAGGATCATTATCCTTACACTTTTATTCATACTCATAATGTTGATATTTCGAAACTCAGTGTCCTTCAAAATGACATTTCAAGAACTACTGCCACgattttacaaaaagaattcaaaCTCAGttagtaataataacagGCCCTCATCTATTTTCTCGGAAAACTTGgtggattttgatgatgTTAACATGGTCGATAAGACCAGactgtttatttttttatttttcagtttcatcaTTACTATACCGTTTATGGTATAAATTAGAAAAGTTAAAGCAGCATGTTttcatttgaaacaaataCTAATGCAATAATAGGTACACCATCTACTACATAATTAATTGATAGTTTCCTTTTCCGTTAAGTGCATGCATAGGACGCCCATAATTTTTTAAGTTAAAAAAGCATGTATTTACCTATTCGGGAAATTTACATGACATGGATGCCATAAGgaacgaaaatgaaacatGCATGTCagaggaaaaagaacaaagcGAGAGGAAAAAGCTGTTGCATTACCACGTAattttgtatataaatatctGATAAATAACCATTTTATTTCCATCCACTTCTTCTGTCGTTCATCCGTTCATTGACATCACTAGAGACACCAGCGAGCTATCATCTTCATACAACAATAACTACCAACCTTAATGCAACCGATCACCACTGCTTCCACACAAGCCACTCAGAAGGATAAATCctctgaaaagaaagacaaCTATATAATCAAGGGCCTCTTCTGGGATCCCGCCTGTGTTATCGCTTAATTTTTGACGACAACCAAGAGGTCAAATCAATATCTACCCTTTCATTTATTACGTGTTGCTGGCAAACTAATTTATTCCAATTCTCTCATCATTAGCTCACCCTTTCCATACTTTTTCATACTTTTATACATATGTATTTGTAGTTATCACTTtaacagattttttcatgtttttcttttctgaTACGCCTTTCCCTCCGCAGGAAATGAAAGATGAACCACCCATTACattcgattttttttttaattatatttttgacTATTATTTAATCATTAAAAACACATATATTTCATAAATTCGTAAGGTCGTTAGTTCTATCgtaaaagtgaaaaagttttgagccagttttcaaaaacccGCAGGATCCCACTATGTATGGCTTTAAATAATGGTTTTTCACGTGCATCAAGTCCGTACTATCTTCACCACTATAAACTCTTATAGGTGGATTATTCGTTTCGAATGCTGGTGGCAGTGCCGGTTTGAAAATAATCTTACCTACCCATGGGTGGTCTTCCGTTAACGGTTTGATGCATCTTAATGAGTCTTTGATATATCTTTTCCTTGAAACTAGTTGTGTCGCCGGTGCCCACTTCGAATCGTTACTGGATTGATTCTTATTTCCACATTTTAGTGACAATTTCTTTGGAAAATCATGATTTAAACAACCAGTCACGGAAAAGCTTTTCGTACTGAATATTGTACCGTACTCAACGTCCGCATTCTCATAGCGAGATTCTCTTTCATCCAAATATACCAATCTATTGATGTCATCATCCTCAACATAtccatcttcatcatcctcttcGTAATTAGCAtcgtcttcgtcttcgtcatcatcttcatctccATTTACATCTTCATTGCCACGGTTTAACTTTTCTTCACGATTCGTACGCTCAGCAGAATTCGAAATAGTTGACCTTCCTGTTCCCTCGTATACCGgttcaaaattattaattttCAACACTGACCGATCACAGCGCAAAGGATCTATAGGGTTGGAATTCGATCTACTTCTGAAGTTTTCATGGATGGATGTTTGTGCCGTTAAAACAGAATGTGCTGTGGGAGAAAAAGTGGAAGATAGAACAGAAGTATTGGTATTAGTAGTACTACCATTGTCAtcgatttcttcttgaacACTATTCAGTTCCTTCGATCTCATTTTTTGTCCAATGTCCATATTAGAGTTTTTTCTCGAACTGGAATCtgttttaaagaaatttcttaGTTTTGATGTAAATAAGCCACAAAAATCAGTTTGAGAACTCTCCCCTGCCAATGAACCAGAGTCATTGGGCCCATTGGAGTCATGACTCGCATCGGATACAGAGGGAGGTAGCAAGCTTAAACTTCTTGATCTTGATTTGTTTGTCGGACGTTCGTTGCCGGTGGCCACTTTTGTTACAACAGAAGAGGTGTGTGATCTTCTTAAAAGTAAAGAGTGGGAGCGAGAATCATTTCTATCACTATTTTGTCTGctcttgtttttgtttttgttcttATTGTGTTGCTTAAATCTTCTTGCCCTCGGATGTCTCCTTCTGGGAACGCTTCTATAGGTGGGCATTTCCCTCAATTCCAGATCCAAGGACAGGGATATACCCATGTTCAAATACATAGCCCAATAGATCAATTCGTCTACATGAGAAAACTGCACTAGAAACTGTTGTCCCTCACAACGCATTCTTAAAACAAAATCTCTAGAGGAATAATCTATAGGCAGACCAACTTTGGCACATTGCAGGGAGTAACTCTTAAAGAGGCGCTCATCTGATAAAAATTTGTGCTCGTCTCGTGCTATTTCCCCGCATATCCTTTCCTTGTCATATTTATCGAATTGGTAAGTGGATTTCGTCGTGAACGCATTTAATAACGACCGAGCCGAATGATGGCGATCGCTAGCAGTTTTGGAATGGTGGGAATGGTCAAACATGTCACCACCACGATAGTTTTTAATATGCCTGGTTAATGAATCGTCAATAGAATAAAAGTTTATCTGCGTAGAGtttatttgaagaataaagTTGTTCCATAATCGAGAAGAAGCATTTTCAAAGGGCGATAGTTTTTCCATCTTCATAGAAACCACAGTATAGTGTTCTACAGACGGTGTATAACTGGGAGGTTTCACAGAAGTGAGGCACGGACGACAATGCTCATATATAGGGTACCTAATGACTTTAGACGGATTCGCAAAATCATAACACGGAGGTTCCACTGGGTACGGATCTATGCAGTAAAGCACGTTTTTGTCAGCAACATCAACATCTACTCCGGATTGTGGCTCCACTATTTCGTTCATGATGTTTGTGTTAATGTCTGTTATGCTATCGATATGGTTAAAAGTCACTTTCGGAAGCGGAGAATCCAGAATAGAATTACTAGTAGTACTGGAACAAAGAAACTCGTCGCCCATGGATATGGATGAGGCTGTCTGTGAAAGCTTCAGCCCCGTACTATCCATACCGTCGTGGTCTATTGTCATTTCAAAGATGCTGGAGGACATTTTCTGAATAGGTCCGTTTATCTCTTCTGCTGTCTGCGAAAACAACGTAAAAAAATAGTGCTTAGTGTTACTGCCTGTGTAACAACTAGTGCCAAAGTTACAAAGAAACTTCACTAACAGTTTTTGCAATTTACCAAGAAAGCAccaacaaaataaataaatagcATGCCTGTATATATTACGAAAAGTCCTTCAACTACGTCTTCCACTTGCTCTATCCCTTGGCGGAAAACAGAATACATGCAAATTTtagagaatttttcaagatgcCTGCCCCCCACATTTTCTTACTTGATCAAGAGCAGATCTGTTCCTTTGCGCAGGGGGTTGCATGGGGGAGAAACTGGCCGGAAGCAGCCGAAAGAAAGTTCGCAAAAAGATAATGGGGACAGTATTAGAGAAAACGGCGTGGAGGGGTATGGAGGAAACAGTTAGCATAGGTAACGAAAAACCGCAGCAAAATaattctctctttttttcttttgactTAGTTGTGGGACCCGGATCATTCGGTACTGCATCTTATTCCCGTGCCAAGGTCTCTGGGTGTTGCTGATTTCCGGGTATCCAGAGCTCTATCTGCTTCCGTACCCAGTGAGTGAgctaaaataaaaaagggGCCTCGGCGGAATTTGAATTCGGGTTACGTTTCCCACGGAGCCCCGGATAGAAAAGATTAGTTTCAGGTACATGTGTCAAATGAGGATAAATCTCAAACACCCATGTACCGAAAATCGATGTGTTGGTTATATTACAAGGTTGGAATAGACCACGGTGATAAGACGTGGAATTTTTGACTGACCATGCGACTCTGAAGGTGTTAACCGGAGGAATTCACGTAATTTACATCTCAAGAACAGCAGAACAAAGATCGAGTATATGATGAAATTTCGTTTTACATGAATAAAGTCATATTTTAACTCACTGTGCACGGATTAAGGGCTGTGATTTAGTGGGACGAGTGGTTCTACACTACTCAAGAAGTCACGCTGTCATTTGATGGAATTACAGTGCTTATTAGGAGCCGTGTAGCTTAGTGTGAATTGATGGAAGCTTTCGAGTTTCATAGAACATATCTGGTGAATGTATATGAGTTTTTCATTCCTTTTACGAGACGCAACTTTCCGCGGTTACGGAACTGTTGTTTTGTTTTAcatcttttcatttttcatacATTTTATTGAGGCGTAGAAATGAAATGGGTAGAGCGGCACATGGATGTAACAATCTCCATTATTCACGTCGAGCCGATACCCGCTTCTGTTGACGCTCTGTTAAGCATAGAACCTACGAGATTTGTGCTAAAGGACGTTGGCaaggaagaaaactatTGTTGATGACAGGATTTATAGCagtaaatatttttttcttttttgcgAAATTATGTACGTTTCTCATCCAAGAAGAATCCTGTTAATATTTAAATTTCTGCTAGTCATTATCATATTGCAATGGCTTTTATTAGTGAAAGCCACTGTCAACAGTAACTGAGCTACTCCCTCCAATGTTGTCTAACTCTATGCTCTTTTTGGCGTCTGAATGAGCCATAACGAGGGAAATAACTGTATCAGGAATACTAACAGAATACAGATTGGATGCACTGGTGCTGGtgagttttctttttctgatATTATTGGATAATATTTTCAGCTATAGACTATCATCATTCAGCATTGGTCACGCTAAAATATACGTTCCATGCATACGTGATAGCCTACTCGGTTGTCAACTTCATTTTATAGGCTGCCTGGTCACCGATTACCGCCCCGCTCAGCAGGACGGTTTAAGCTTCTGTTCTTGGAAACGACGTAATTCATGTCGGCCATCGAAATCATTCCTGGCTTTGTAATAGTCATAATGAACAAGGAATGCTGTCTTGggtttttttccctttgCGAATACCCGGGCTGCcaaaatagaaaaggaacaaaTGGTAGGTCTTTAAGATAAGAAAGATAAGATAAgacatcttttttttttttttttttttttttttttttttccgataacaaagaagaatccTTCGGTCTCTTCTTACTGCTGTTACTGCTTATCAAGAGTGTCTGGTAATAGTCAAAGCCAGATAAGATAAGAAATGTAAAATCGACTATTTCCCTCGTAAAAAGCTTCAATTGCTCACGCATCGACGAATACTAAGCGGCGTGAAGACCCTGTGCCTTATCAATGAAGTATTCAGTACAAGAGGTGTTCATTCCGAGCCACTTTTCTGCACCATATATAAGCAGTAGTTACACATGTGCTAACCAAACATCAGTGGGTAGTAATCATTCGTGCTTTCACGTCCTTTCAAATTAAATATCCTTCTTAAATAATAAGTCTGCACAGAGCTTTGAAAGAAGTTTAGTTTTGTAATATATCATACTTAATATATTACAATACAATATCAACAATGTCTTACAATTTTACAGGTACGCCTACAGGCGAAGGAACGGGTGGTAACTCGTTGACAACAGATTTGAATACACAATTTGACTTGGCCAACATGGGATGGATCGGTGTGGCTTCAGCAGGTGTGTGGATTATGGTCCCAGGTATCGGTTTATTATATTCTGGTTTATCCAGGAAAAAGCATGCTTTATCCTTGCTTTGGGCCTCGATGATGGCTTCCGCCGTGTGTATTTTCCAATGGTTTTTCTGGGGATACTCATTAGCTTTCTCACACAACACTAGAGGTAACGGTTTTATTGGTACCTTGGAATTCTTTGGGTTTCGTAACGTTTTAGGAGCCCCATCTAGTGTCAGTTCTCTTCCCGATATACTGTTTGCCGTTTACCAAGGTATGTTTGCCGCAGTCACCGGTGCCCTAATGCTAGGTGGTGCCTGCGAGAGGGCAAGGTTGTTTCCTATGATGGTGTTCTTGTTTTTATGGATGACTATTGTTTATTGTCCTATTGCATGCTGGGTCTGGAATGCCGAGGGTTGGTTGGTCAAATTGGGTAGCTTGGACTATGCAGGTGGTTTATGTGTCCATTTAACATCTGGACATGGTGGTCTAGTTTACGCTTTGATACTGGGTAAGCGTAATGACCCTGTTACACGTAAAGGGATGCCCAAGTACAAACCACATTCCGTCACCTCGGTGGTTTTAGGCACAGTGTTCTTATGGTTTGGTTGGATGTTCTTTAACGGAGGCTCTGCAGGTAATGCAACTATACGAGCATGGTACTCTATTATGTCCACAAACTTAGCTGCTGCTTGCGGTGGCTTGACATGGATGGTTATCGATTATTTCAGATGCGGAAGAAAGTGGACTACAGTTGGTTTGTGTTCAGGTATCATCGCTGGCCTAGTGGGTATCACCCCAGCCGCCGGGTTCGTGCCAATCTGGTCAGCCGTTGTCATTGGTGTGGTTACTGGTGCAGGATGTAACCTTGCTGTTGACTTAAAGAGTCTATTGCGCATCGATGATGGTCTAGATTGTTACTCTATCCATGGTGTGGGTGGTTGTATTGGTTCTGTATTAACTGGTATCTTTGCTGCAGACTATGTAAATGCCACTGCAGGCTCTTACATTAGTCCAATTGATGGTGGCTGGATCAATCATCACTATAAACAAGTTGGTTATCAATTAGCAGGTATATGCGCTGCACTAGCCTGGACTGTTACTGTCACATCTATCTTGCTTCTAACTATGAATGCcattccatttttaaaaCTAAGATTAAGTGCTGATGAGGAAGAATTAGGTACCGACGCTGCTCAAATTGGTGAATTTACATACGAGGAATCCACTGCTTACATCCCAGAACCAATCAGATCTAAAACATCGGCACAAATGCCACCTCCTCATGAAAACATTGATGATAAGATTGTGGGTAACACAGACGCAGAAAAGAATTCTACGCCTTCCGACGCTTCTTCTACTAAGAACACTGACCATATAGTATAATGATATACTCAAGCAGACTATGATTTTATGTTTAATCTTTATGTAACGCTTcatttaataattttatttttaatatttgatatattttctttttttgataactCCGAATGATGAGGGGAGACGTTAGTATTACTTCTCTTGTCTTATGTTATTATCATAATCGATGACTTTAACTGTGCACACTATAATATACAGCATCTCCAGAGCATGATAGcaagaaattttctttaagaAAGCCTCTATATACCCTATATATGCTGTTAACAGGAAAAGAGCACAAGGTTTATTTTGCTTTGGTTGCAAATTTTCATCGCTTATAGAAGACATATTTTGATGTAAAAACCTTGATATACTTCCTTTTTGCCTTATCTTTCACTGTTTCcatctcttttcttttttttttttttttttttttttttttttttttttttttttgaatcttAAAATTCTCGAAACTGCACTGAAATGGCGCAGGAAACTGACCTCATCGCATGCCAACgaagattgaaaaaaattaacatATAAGGCTTATGAAAGCGACATCTTTTGCAAATGAATAATTGACAAGCAGGCCTGTGTATTTATagttattttgaaataataaCTACCATTAGAActaacaaaagaaaagaaaaaaaaaataatggttTCTGTGGAGTTTTTACAGGAGTTACCAAAATGTGAGCATCACTTGCATTTGGAAGGTACTCTAGAACCTGACCTATTGTTCCCATTAGCTAAAAGAAACGATATAATTCTACCTGAAGGTTTTCCTAAATCGGTCGAGGAATTAAACGAAAAGTATAAGAAGTTTCGTGATCTGCAGGATTTCTTAGATtactattatattggtACTAATGTCTTGATTAGTGAACaagatttctttgatttggCGTGGGCctattttaaaaaagttcaCAAACAAGGCTTGGTCCATGCTGAAGTGTTTTACGACCCTCAGTCACATACATCTAGGGGCATCTCCATAGAAACAGTCACTAAAGGTTTCCAAAGAGCTTGTGACAAAGCCTTCTCTGAATTTGGTATTACATCCAAGCTAATTATGTGTCTGTTAAGACACATTGAACCAGAGGAATGTTTGAAAACTATCGAAGAAGCTACCCCATTTATTAAAGATGGTACTATCTCTGCCTTAGGATTAGATTCTGCTGAGAAACCATTTCCCCCACATTTATTTGTTGAATGTTACGGAAAGGCCGCCTCATTGAATAAAGATTTAAAACTAACTGCACACGCAGGTGAAGAAGGCCCCGCTCAATTCGTCTCGGATGCTTTAGACTTGTTGCAAGTAACAAGAATCGATCACGGTATCAACAGTCAATACGACGAGGAGTTATTGGATAGGTTGTCGCGCGACCAGACCATGCTAACTATTTGTCCTCTCTCCAACGTGAAGCTACAAGTAGTCCAATCCGTTTCAGAGTTACCACTACAAAAGTTTCTTGACAGAGAtgttccattttctttaaattctGATGACCCCGCCTATTTTGGTGGTTATATCTTAGATGTCTACACTCAAGTTTCGAAAGATTTCCCACACTGGGACCATGAAACATGGGGTCGTATCGCTAAGAACGCCATTAAAGGTTCATGGTGTGACgataaaagaaagaacGGTTTGTTAAGTAGAGTGGACGAAGTAGTCACTAAATATTCGCATTAGTACCATTTGCAAGACATTgtataatatttttgttgaaagtCTTTTTCGATTCATAAGCGcttttttgtaaatttaTAACACTATGTGTATGCACAAATTTCATTCGATGTTTTTGATGCTTTTTACATCCCCTTTTGTGTGGGAAAGGATACAATAGAATTCTACAAACTTATTTGAGTGATTATACGAGCATTAGCTGGACCTTTTGTATTTCACGAGATTACAATTCGGGAACTATCAAAGTACACGTTAAAATTCAGCTCGGGTATGTTAAGTACTAGTAATTACCTCTGGTACCTACTGACGTAATTCCCACCCTTGGGACCTTGCGGAAGCGCCTGAGTATTGCTCTTTCTATTTCCGTTGTACCTTTGATTTTCATTGGCTCTATGGGCAGCACCGCTATCTCGTGTATTTCTATAATCTTGCGTTTGAAATTTGTTTCTAATTGTTTCATCCTTCTTGAATCTTTTATTCggcttttcttcattttctgaAGGCGAGTCGCGCTTGTAAGATGAAGCTTGGTAAGGGTTGGCTTTGCTGCTGTCTTTGCCCTCTTGAAATGGCTTTTCAGGAAACCGTAATTGTGAACGTTGTGAACTGTTTTTCTTATACTCTTCACGTAAGCGGTTATCCCTTTGATCAAAACCATCGCCCCTGTCCGGACCTGTGGGTCTAAGTGCCCTACTTCTATCATTATATGTTTTACTTTTACTA from Saccharomyces cerevisiae S288C chromosome XIV, complete sequence encodes:
- a CDS encoding uncharacterized protein (hypothetical protein; expressed at both mRNA and protein levels); the encoded protein is MREQLKLFTREIVDFTFLILSGFDYYQTLLISSNSSKKRPKDSSLLSEKKKKKKKKKKDVLSYLSYLKDLPFVPFLFWQPGYSQREKNPRQHSLFIMTITKPGMISMADMNYVVSKNRSLNRPAERGGNR
- the MPF1 gene encoding Mpf1p (hypothetical protein; involved in the dual distribution of tail-anchored proteins such as Fis1p and Gem1p to mitochondria and peroxisomes; unstable protein that associates with the cytosolic face of the mitochondrial outer membrane; detected in highly purified mitochondria in high-throughput studies; contains a PH domain that impacts protein stability; binds phosphatidylinositols and phosphatidylethanolamine in a large-scale study); amino-acid sequence: MSSSIFEMTIDHDGMDSTGLKLSQTASSISMGDEFLCSSTTSNSILDSPLPKVTFNHIDSITDINTNIMNEIVEPQSGVDVDVADKNVLYCIDPYPVEPPCYDFANPSKVIRYPIYEHCRPCLTSVKPPSYTPSVEHYTVVSMKMEKLSPFENASSRLWNNFILQINSTQINFYSIDDSLTRHIKNYRGGDMFDHSHHSKTASDRHHSARSLLNAFTTKSTYQFDKYDKERICGEIARDEHKFLSDERLFKSYSLQCAKVGLPIDYSSRDFVLRMRCEGQQFLVQFSHVDELIYWAMYLNMGISLSLDLELREMPTYRSVPRRRHPRARRFKQHNKNKNKNKSRQNSDRNDSRSHSLLLRRSHTSSVVTKVATGNERPTNKSRSRSLSLLPPSVSDASHDSNGPNDSGSLAGESSQTDFCGLFTSKLRNFFKTDSSSRKNSNMDIGQKMRSKELNSVQEEIDDNGSTTNTNTSVLSSTFSPTAHSVLTAQTSIHENFRSRSNSNPIDPLRCDRSVLKINNFEPVYEGTGRSTISNSAERTNREEKLNRGNEDVNGDEDDDEDEDDANYEEDDEDGYVEDDDINRLVYLDERESRYENADVEYGTIFSTKSFSVTGCLNHDFPKKLSLKCGNKNQSSNDSKWAPATQLVSRKRYIKDSLRCIKPLTEDHPWVGKIIFKPALPPAFETNNPPIRVYSGEDSTDLMHVKNHYLKPYIVGSCGFLKTGSKLFHFYDRTNDLTNL
- the LSM7 gene encoding Sm-like protein LSM7 (Lsm (Like Sm) protein; part of heteroheptameric complexes (Lsm2p-7p and either Lsm1p or 8p): cytoplasmic Lsm1p complex involved in mRNA decay; nuclear Lsm8p complex part of U6 snRNP and possibly involved in processing tRNA, snoRNA, and rRNA; protein abundance increases and forms cytoplasmic foci in response to DNA replication stress), giving the protein MHQQHSKSENKPQQQRKKFEGPKREAILDLAKYKDSKIRVKLMGGKLVIGVLKGYDQLMNLVLDDTVEYMSNPDDENNTELISKNARKLGLTVIRGTILVSLSSAEGSDVLYMQK
- a CDS encoding uncharacterized protein (hypothetical protein) yields the protein MISVCFVFPHSLALDFKSRCKKNRTKLCSAYYVSQVLRICKEMPYRDLILFSTVRKGVYMRLYY
- the ALF1 gene encoding Alf1p (Alpha-tubulin folding protein; similar to mammalian cofactor B; Alf1p-GFP localizes to cytoplasmic microtubules; required for the folding of alpha-tubulin and may play an additional role in microtubule maintenance) encodes the protein MVRVVIESELVRTEKELPNSLKLRQFKDRLYHVTGVEPEDMEIVVKRQYDNKEIYSTKKGGAYSNEDEDANFLKGEEELIVVVTDSNAQSISNQLATQAEGIPSMEVISEEDYLRRDQSVLRWKMAHGYGRFNAAQQSQRAALAKQDEAYAREQLTAAIGRHCRVTVDGSAPREAILRYVGPLPLDVMGTWCGVEFPEAAGKNDGRINGVTLFGPVAPGHGSFVRPRAVEILSKDEESAEVEDVHDDVESDDEI
- the MFA2 gene encoding mating pheromone a (Mating pheromone a-factor; made by a cells; interacts with alpha cells to induce cell cycle arrest and other responses leading to mating; biogenesis involves C-terminal modification, N-terminal proteolysis, and export; also encoded by MFA1); translation: MQPITTASTQATQKDKSSEKKDNYIIKGLFWDPACVIA
- a CDS encoding uncharacterized protein (hypothetical protein; green fluorescent protein (GFP)-fusion protein localizes to the endoplasmic reticulum; YNL146W is not an essential gene); its protein translation is MSNTKHTTSHHMELKRIIILTLLFILIMLIFRNSVSFKMTFQELLPRFYKKNSNSVSNNNRPSSIFSENLVDFDDVNMVDKTRLFIFLFFSFIITIPFMV
- the MEP2 gene encoding ammonium permease MEP2 (Ammonium permease involved in regulation of pseudohyphal growth; belongs to Mep-Amt-Rh family of well-conserved ammonium (NH4+) transporters that includes human Rh factors; expression is under nitrogen catabolite repression regulation; activity is controlled by phospho-silencing; phosphorylation of Mep2 mediated by Npr1; dephosphorylation involves Psr1p and Psr2p; Twin-His motif ensures transport specificity); translation: MSYNFTGTPTGEGTGGNSLTTDLNTQFDLANMGWIGVASAGVWIMVPGIGLLYSGLSRKKHALSLLWASMMASAVCIFQWFFWGYSLAFSHNTRGNGFIGTLEFFGFRNVLGAPSSVSSLPDILFAVYQGMFAAVTGALMLGGACERARLFPMMVFLFLWMTIVYCPIACWVWNAEGWLVKLGSLDYAGGLCVHLTSGHGGLVYALILGKRNDPVTRKGMPKYKPHSVTSVVLGTVFLWFGWMFFNGGSAGNATIRAWYSIMSTNLAAACGGLTWMVIDYFRCGRKWTTVGLCSGIIAGLVGITPAAGFVPIWSAVVIGVVTGAGCNLAVDLKSLLRIDDGLDCYSIHGVGGCIGSVLTGIFAADYVNATAGSYISPIDGGWINHHYKQVGYQLAGICAALAWTVTVTSILLLTMNAIPFLKLRLSADEEELGTDAAQIGEFTYEESTAYIPEPIRSKTSAQMPPPHENIDDKIVGNTDAEKNSTPSDASSTKNTDHIV